A window of Tautonia plasticadhaerens contains these coding sequences:
- a CDS encoding Gfo/Idh/MocA family protein — MTPLRFAAFGAGFWARYQLAAWREVPGAKCVALCDPDRAKAEALAAEAGVPAVYDDPATLLDREAPDFIDVITGVDSHPPLVLMAAERGIPAICQKPMAASYGEAERMVSACREAGVPLLIHENWRWQGAIRAFKAVLDSGRIGRPFRARIDFITGFPVFDNQPALRELDQFILTDIGTHILDAARFLFGEAEGLMALTRRVHEDIRGEDVASVMLAMQGGAIVSCNMAYAGNPLEVDRFPETFVAVEADRGSARLDPDFWIRETTAEGTFSRRCPPARFPWADPSYDAAHASMVPCLADLLAHLGGGRRAETTGEDNLRTLRLVFESYRSAAERRFITLA, encoded by the coding sequence ATGACGCCGCTCCGCTTCGCCGCCTTCGGGGCCGGGTTCTGGGCGAGGTACCAGCTCGCCGCCTGGCGGGAGGTGCCCGGGGCCAAGTGCGTGGCGCTCTGCGACCCCGACCGGGCGAAGGCCGAGGCCCTGGCCGCGGAGGCCGGCGTGCCGGCCGTCTACGACGACCCGGCGACGCTGCTCGACCGGGAGGCGCCCGACTTCATCGACGTCATCACCGGCGTGGATTCGCACCCCCCCCTGGTGCTGATGGCGGCCGAGCGGGGGATCCCCGCGATCTGCCAGAAGCCCATGGCCGCGTCGTATGGGGAGGCCGAGCGGATGGTCTCGGCCTGCCGGGAGGCGGGCGTGCCGCTGCTCATCCACGAGAACTGGCGCTGGCAGGGGGCAATCCGGGCCTTCAAGGCGGTGCTCGATTCCGGGCGGATCGGCCGGCCGTTCCGGGCCCGGATCGACTTCATCACGGGGTTCCCCGTCTTCGACAACCAGCCGGCCCTGAGGGAGCTGGACCAGTTCATCCTGACCGACATCGGGACGCACATCCTCGACGCCGCGCGGTTCCTCTTCGGCGAGGCCGAGGGGCTGATGGCCCTCACCCGTCGCGTCCACGAGGACATCCGGGGGGAGGACGTGGCCTCGGTGATGCTGGCCATGCAGGGGGGCGCGATCGTCTCCTGCAACATGGCCTACGCCGGGAACCCGCTGGAGGTCGACCGCTTCCCCGAGACGTTCGTCGCCGTCGAGGCGGATCGGGGCTCGGCCCGGCTCGACCCGGATTTCTGGATCCGCGAGACGACCGCCGAGGGGACCTTTTCCCGCCGATGCCCCCCCGCCCGGTTCCCCTGGGCCGACCCGTCCTACGACGCGGCCCACGCCAGCATGGTGCCCTGCCTCGCGGACTTGCTCGCCCACCTGGGGGGCGGGCGCCGGGCCGAGACGACCGGCGAGGACAACCTCAGGACGCTCCGGCTCGTGTTCGAATCCTATCGGTCGGCCGCCGAGCGGCGGTTCATCACCCTGGCCTGA
- a CDS encoding MATE family efflux transporter, which yields MSRDAIMDASVGESRPAPGEGPGEAPAGRSRPGGSRELLSLALPLVVSQSFMTAQVFADTLLLARHDPLEMAASFPAMMWFWLPFGLLQATAGYVATFVAQYTGAGRPHRVGPAVWQGIHFAVVAGLLFLLMVPAAPGLIAWGGHTPALQALEVTYLRCLSFAALPMLVMSAINGFFSGRGQTWTVLGIEVVGTAVNIAGGLVLIGGRLGFPEWGIAGAGWSTVAGSWVSALVALALFLRPRYARAFRTLAGWRPERELSGRLLRFGLPAGSQVLSDVLVFHVFVQLVGRLGEAQAGATALTVRLNMVAFLPMLGMVQAVSILVGQRLGGERPDLAERSAYTGLRWVVGYMSLVAVAYLTIPGVMVSVFEGRDDPGRFAGVAELVPALLAMAAAYSVADGANMTFAFALRGAGDTRFVSVLTFLLAWPVMVVPTYLLVRSGGAIEWAWAFATAYILAMAACFTLRFRSGRWKAMRVIEAAASPDGRAP from the coding sequence ATGAGTCGTGACGCGATCATGGATGCGAGTGTCGGCGAGTCCCGTCCGGCCCCGGGGGAGGGCCCCGGGGAGGCACCGGCCGGGAGGTCCCGGCCGGGGGGGAGCCGGGAGCTGCTCTCGCTGGCGTTGCCGCTGGTGGTCAGCCAGAGCTTCATGACCGCCCAGGTCTTCGCCGACACCCTGCTGCTCGCCCGCCACGACCCGCTGGAGATGGCCGCCTCCTTCCCGGCCATGATGTGGTTCTGGCTCCCCTTCGGCCTGCTGCAGGCCACCGCCGGATACGTCGCCACGTTCGTGGCGCAGTACACCGGGGCGGGGAGGCCGCACCGGGTCGGGCCGGCCGTCTGGCAGGGGATCCACTTCGCCGTCGTCGCCGGGTTGCTGTTCCTGCTGATGGTGCCGGCGGCCCCCGGGCTGATCGCCTGGGGCGGGCACACGCCGGCGTTGCAGGCGTTGGAGGTCACCTACCTGCGCTGCCTGAGCTTCGCCGCGCTGCCGATGCTGGTGATGTCCGCCATCAACGGGTTCTTCTCGGGGAGGGGGCAGACCTGGACGGTCCTGGGCATCGAGGTCGTCGGCACGGCGGTGAACATCGCCGGGGGCCTGGTGCTGATCGGCGGTCGGCTCGGCTTCCCGGAGTGGGGGATCGCCGGGGCGGGCTGGTCGACCGTGGCCGGCTCGTGGGTCTCGGCCCTGGTCGCCCTGGCCCTGTTCCTCCGCCCCCGATACGCCCGCGCGTTCCGCACCCTGGCCGGCTGGCGGCCGGAGCGGGAGCTGTCCGGCCGGCTGCTCCGATTCGGGCTGCCGGCGGGCTCGCAGGTGCTCTCCGACGTGCTGGTCTTCCACGTCTTCGTGCAGCTGGTGGGACGCCTGGGGGAGGCCCAGGCCGGGGCGACGGCCCTGACCGTCCGGCTGAACATGGTGGCCTTCCTGCCGATGCTGGGCATGGTGCAGGCCGTCTCGATCCTGGTCGGCCAGCGCCTGGGAGGCGAGCGGCCGGATCTGGCCGAGCGGTCGGCCTACACGGGGCTGAGGTGGGTGGTCGGCTACATGAGCCTGGTGGCGGTCGCCTACCTGACGATCCCCGGCGTGATGGTCTCCGTCTTCGAGGGGAGGGACGACCCCGGGCGATTCGCCGGGGTGGCGGAGCTGGTGCCGGCGCTGCTGGCGATGGCGGCGGCCTACTCGGTGGCCGACGGGGCGAACATGACCTTCGCGTTCGCGCTGCGGGGTGCGGGAGACACGCGGTTCGTCTCGGTGCTGACGTTCCTGCTGGCCTGGCCGGTCATGGTCGTGCCGACCTACCTGCTGGTGCGCTCCGGCGGGGCGATCGAGTGGGCCTGGGCCTTCGCCACGGCCTACATCCTGGCGATGGCCGCCTGCTTCACCCTCCGGTTCCGCTCGGGCCGGTGGAAGGCCATGCGGGTCATCGAGGCCGCGGCATCGCCGGACGGCCGGGCCCCCTGA
- a CDS encoding C1 family peptidase, translated as MIRVDRDWRTVCGWLGIAAAIALTPGVAGARQELSAEVQREIAPVQQQLGQVVRVREVRGATLGPTDVFALAVTEGLKLQGRDPGVAAARGILGNEDANAAAQRGLLRVTGLDVNVLQQQIAQGIVPDEQAQTLSSPGTVGSETDRRFDWRDREMVTPPRNQLNCGSCWAFGTAGAYESALALASAGTGSGGDFLYNVSEKRILDASGAGTCQGGWWAFDFLVPKSDTGSSYGTVGERAEPYEVDRQDRTRVRSLRGVFTAIDWGYVLGRNEVPTTSAQRDRLKAALVRYGPLAIAINATPTFLQYRGGVYRELPSRAPQAGALADVNHAVLLVGWDDNNGGAWIIKNSWGPNWGEDGFARVAYEQNNIGFGAAWVSTPRVRGSRASTSLASTATNTQTGVGTMAGSSEAYYDDDAYATFRRAQDDRFEADRLAGEAEQERRRAIDAEWEAARSARRAAIAARIALDSHEWARTLLNDSLIDLRDENVDQLDRYKQTGQSAAQAELEYARQASELATRRLEALQNLLKEGNLNRGSMLLGRPDRMISAPPASAGDEDPVPVAPRDGARGPVSPYPDEPDAIPSRSIDPGSMDREAIEPGGAPGDSHRSGETYDPNTMERGVRPPGVPEGVPPLGDPKQPSAQPREDQGQADPKAGARSPETPSP; from the coding sequence ATGATCCGTGTCGACCGGGACTGGCGGACGGTTTGTGGATGGCTCGGAATTGCGGCGGCGATCGCCCTAACACCGGGGGTGGCCGGGGCGAGGCAGGAGCTGAGTGCGGAAGTCCAGCGGGAGATCGCTCCGGTCCAGCAGCAGTTGGGGCAGGTCGTCCGCGTCAGGGAGGTGCGGGGGGCGACTCTGGGGCCGACGGACGTCTTCGCACTGGCCGTCACCGAGGGGCTGAAGCTCCAGGGGAGGGATCCGGGGGTTGCGGCAGCCCGGGGGATCTTGGGGAACGAGGACGCCAACGCTGCGGCCCAGCGGGGCCTGCTGCGGGTGACTGGGCTGGACGTTAACGTCCTGCAGCAGCAGATCGCCCAGGGCATCGTCCCGGATGAGCAGGCGCAGACGCTCAGCAGCCCCGGGACGGTCGGCTCCGAGACGGATCGGCGGTTTGACTGGCGTGATCGGGAGATGGTGACCCCCCCCCGCAACCAGCTCAACTGTGGCTCGTGCTGGGCGTTCGGCACGGCGGGGGCGTACGAGTCGGCCCTGGCCCTGGCCAGTGCCGGCACCGGCTCGGGCGGGGACTTCCTGTACAACGTCTCCGAGAAGCGGATCCTCGACGCCAGCGGCGCCGGCACCTGCCAGGGCGGCTGGTGGGCGTTCGACTTCCTGGTCCCGAAGTCGGACACGGGCAGCAGCTACGGCACGGTCGGCGAGCGCGCCGAGCCCTACGAGGTCGATCGGCAGGACCGGACCCGAGTCCGGAGCCTTCGGGGCGTGTTCACGGCGATCGACTGGGGCTACGTCCTTGGCCGGAACGAGGTTCCGACCACCTCGGCCCAGCGGGACCGGCTGAAGGCGGCGCTGGTGCGCTACGGCCCCCTGGCCATCGCCATCAACGCCACGCCGACGTTCCTCCAGTACCGGGGGGGCGTGTACCGGGAACTACCGTCGAGGGCCCCGCAGGCCGGCGCCCTGGCCGACGTGAACCACGCCGTCCTGCTGGTCGGCTGGGACGACAACAACGGCGGCGCTTGGATCATCAAGAACTCGTGGGGCCCGAACTGGGGGGAGGACGGCTTTGCCCGGGTCGCCTACGAGCAGAACAACATCGGCTTCGGCGCGGCCTGGGTGAGCACCCCCCGGGTGCGGGGCAGCCGGGCCTCCACCTCCCTCGCGTCCACTGCTACCAACACCCAGACCGGGGTGGGGACGATGGCCGGCTCGTCCGAGGCGTACTACGACGACGACGCCTATGCCACCTTCCGGAGGGCCCAGGACGATCGGTTCGAGGCTGACCGGCTGGCCGGGGAGGCCGAGCAGGAGCGCCGGCGGGCCATCGACGCCGAGTGGGAGGCCGCCCGGTCCGCCCGCCGCGCGGCGATCGCCGCCCGGATTGCCCTGGACTCGCACGAGTGGGCCCGGACGCTGCTGAACGACTCGCTCATCGACCTCCGCGACGAGAACGTGGACCAGCTCGATCGGTACAAGCAGACGGGCCAGAGCGCCGCTCAGGCCGAGCTGGAGTACGCCAGGCAGGCCTCCGAGCTGGCCACGCGCCGGCTCGAAGCCCTGCAGAATCTCCTGAAGGAAGGGAACCTGAACCGGGGGTCGATGCTCCTGGGACGCCCGGACCGGATGATTTCGGCGCCCCCGGCCTCCGCGGGCGACGAGGACCCGGTGCCGGTCGCCCCTCGGGACGGTGCCCGGGGGCCGGTCTCCCCCTATCCCGACGAGCCGGACGCCATCCCGTCCCGGAGCATCGACCCGGGCAGCATGGACCGCGAGGCGATCGAGCCCGGGGGAGCCCCCGGGGATTCCCATCGGTCCGGGGAGACCTACGACCCGAACACGATGGAACGCGGTGTTCGCCCCCCGGGGGTGCCGGAGGGCGTTCCTCCCCTCGGCGACCCGAAGCAGCCGTCGGCCCAGCCTCGGGAGGACCAGGGTCAGGCGGACCCGAAGGCCGGGGCCAGGTCCCCCGAGACGCCATCGCCCTGA
- a CDS encoding efflux RND transporter permease subunit — protein MSDPQRPAPANPAPRASALDRVIRFCLENKLVVALVVVAVTAWGAMVAPFDWDLGGLPRDPVPTDAIPDIGENQQIVFTEWMGRSPQDVEDQVTYPLTVNLLGIPGVKTIRSYSFFGFSSIYIILDEEIEFYWSRSRVLEKLNSLPAGTLPEGVRPTLGPDATALGQIFWYTLEGRDPDGNPAGGWDLNELRTVQDWYVRYGLQAAEGISEVASVGGFVQEYQIDVDPDAMRAYRVTLDEIFNAVRMSNVDVGARTIEVNKVEYVIRGLGFIESVADVERSVIKENENVPVRVGDVATVSLGPALRRGMLDKAGAEAVGGVAVVRYGYNPLEAIKNIKAKIEEIAPGLPTTVAVDFDRVDRATVEAFATGHGFEAFSGGGLDDDGWLPWLRANPRAAWPDWVTTSQVTVVPFYDRTGLIYETLGTLNTALVEEILVTIIVVIVMVMHLRSSFLISVLLPLAVLMCFIAMKAFGVDANVVALSGIAIAIGTMVDMGIIICENILKHLDEADPDEPRLEVIYRASSEVASAVLTAVSTTVISFLPVFTMIGAEGKLFRPLAFTKTFALIASVVVALTIIPPAAHLLFAGRVGSGRLRRLVSLGLVVAGGVVGASLAWWAGAILAGLGIYRLVEPALPGWSRRAAVYLANAAAVAVVGVVLARHWEPLGVEQGLGRNLAFVAALIGGLLGAFLLFQMVLYRPLLRWCLDHKLLFLTAPAAIVLLGGSAWLGFDRVFGAVPWAVGKAGGDPQGVRLSKPWVALSHAFPGLGREFMPRLDEGSFLWMPTTMPHASIGESADALRLQDMAINAIPEVDLVVGKIGRVDSPLDPAPISMVETVVSYVSEYISDESGHRINFRYDEDSGAFARDDRGGLIPDSEGRPFRQWRDHIRSPDDLWDEIVEAATIPGSTSAPKLQPIETRLVMLQTGMRAPMGLKVYGPDLETIERLAMEFERLLKRVPSVEPSAVIADRVVGKPYLEIDIDREAIARHGLMIRQVQDVIEVAIGGTRITTTVEGRERYPVRVRYLRELRDSIETLGRILVPAPDGTQIPLEQLAEIRYVRGPQAIKSEDTFLVAYVLLDKKPGFAEVDVVEDCQALIRGAIDSGELVLPAGASYRFSGSYENQIRAQKTLSVVLPLALFLIFLILYFQFKQVATSLLVFSGIVVAWAGGFLMLWAYGQDWFLDVVVFGVNLRDLFQVQAINLSVAVWVGFLALFGIASDDGVVIATYLDQSFGSARIETVEDARAATVEAGMRRVRPCLMTTATTILALIPVLTSTGRGSDIMVPMAIPSFGGMLIEVMTMLVVPVVYCGIKEVKIRAGLRDELFDEGAR, from the coding sequence GTGAGTGATCCGCAACGGCCCGCCCCTGCGAATCCGGCCCCCCGCGCGTCGGCCCTCGACCGGGTCATCCGCTTCTGCCTGGAGAACAAGCTGGTCGTGGCCCTGGTCGTCGTCGCCGTGACGGCCTGGGGGGCGATGGTCGCGCCGTTCGACTGGGACCTCGGCGGGCTCCCCCGGGATCCGGTGCCGACCGACGCGATCCCCGACATCGGCGAGAACCAGCAGATCGTCTTCACCGAGTGGATGGGACGCTCCCCGCAGGACGTCGAGGACCAGGTCACCTACCCGCTGACGGTCAACCTGCTGGGCATCCCCGGCGTGAAGACGATCCGCAGCTACTCATTCTTCGGATTCTCGTCTATTTATATTATCCTTGATGAGGAGATCGAGTTCTACTGGTCCCGCAGCCGGGTGCTGGAGAAGCTGAACAGCCTGCCCGCCGGGACGCTGCCCGAGGGCGTCCGGCCGACCCTCGGGCCGGATGCGACCGCCCTGGGGCAGATCTTCTGGTACACCCTGGAAGGGCGGGATCCCGACGGCAACCCCGCCGGGGGCTGGGACCTGAACGAGCTGAGGACGGTGCAGGACTGGTACGTCCGCTACGGCCTCCAGGCGGCCGAGGGGATCAGCGAGGTCGCCTCCGTCGGCGGGTTCGTGCAGGAGTACCAGATCGACGTGGACCCGGACGCGATGCGGGCCTACCGGGTGACCCTGGACGAGATCTTCAACGCCGTCCGCATGTCGAACGTCGACGTGGGCGCCCGGACGATCGAGGTGAACAAGGTCGAGTACGTGATCCGGGGGCTCGGGTTCATCGAGTCGGTGGCGGACGTCGAGCGGTCGGTCATCAAGGAGAACGAGAACGTCCCGGTCCGGGTCGGCGACGTGGCGACCGTCTCCCTGGGCCCCGCCCTGCGGCGGGGGATGCTGGACAAGGCGGGGGCCGAGGCGGTCGGCGGCGTGGCGGTGGTCCGATACGGCTACAACCCCCTGGAGGCGATCAAGAACATCAAGGCGAAGATCGAGGAGATCGCCCCCGGCCTGCCGACGACCGTCGCCGTCGACTTCGATCGCGTCGACCGGGCCACCGTCGAAGCCTTCGCCACGGGGCACGGCTTCGAGGCGTTCTCCGGCGGCGGCCTGGACGACGACGGCTGGCTGCCCTGGCTCAGGGCCAACCCCCGGGCGGCCTGGCCCGACTGGGTGACGACCAGCCAGGTGACCGTCGTCCCCTTCTACGACCGCACCGGCCTGATCTACGAGACGCTCGGCACGCTGAACACGGCCCTGGTCGAGGAGATCCTGGTCACGATCATCGTGGTGATCGTGATGGTGATGCACCTGCGCAGCTCGTTCCTGATCAGCGTGCTGCTGCCGCTGGCGGTCTTGATGTGCTTCATCGCCATGAAGGCCTTCGGGGTGGATGCCAACGTGGTGGCCCTCTCGGGGATCGCCATCGCCATCGGCACGATGGTGGACATGGGGATCATCATCTGCGAGAATATCCTCAAGCACCTGGACGAGGCGGATCCGGACGAGCCGAGGCTGGAGGTGATCTACCGGGCCTCCAGCGAGGTGGCGTCGGCGGTCCTGACGGCCGTCTCGACCACGGTGATCAGCTTCCTGCCGGTCTTCACCATGATCGGGGCCGAGGGGAAGCTGTTCCGGCCTTTGGCGTTCACGAAGACGTTCGCGCTGATCGCCTCGGTGGTCGTGGCCCTGACGATCATCCCCCCGGCGGCCCACTTGCTGTTCGCGGGTCGGGTCGGGTCGGGCAGGCTTCGGCGGCTGGTCTCCCTGGGGCTGGTGGTGGCGGGAGGGGTCGTCGGGGCCTCCCTGGCGTGGTGGGCGGGGGCGATCCTCGCGGGGCTGGGGATCTACCGCCTCGTCGAGCCGGCCCTGCCGGGCTGGTCGCGGAGGGCGGCCGTCTACCTGGCCAATGCGGCGGCGGTGGCGGTCGTGGGGGTGGTGCTGGCGAGGCACTGGGAACCGCTGGGGGTGGAGCAGGGCCTCGGCCGCAACCTGGCCTTCGTGGCGGCCCTCATCGGCGGGCTGCTCGGCGCCTTCCTCCTCTTCCAGATGGTCCTCTACCGGCCGCTCTTGCGCTGGTGCCTGGATCACAAGCTGTTATTCCTGACGGCCCCGGCGGCGATCGTACTGCTCGGCGGCTCGGCCTGGCTGGGATTCGACCGGGTGTTCGGGGCGGTGCCCTGGGCGGTCGGCAAGGCGGGGGGGGACCCGCAGGGGGTCCGGCTCTCGAAGCCCTGGGTCGCCCTGTCGCACGCCTTCCCCGGGCTGGGCCGGGAGTTCATGCCCCGGCTCGACGAGGGCTCGTTCCTCTGGATGCCCACGACGATGCCCCACGCGTCGATCGGCGAGTCGGCCGATGCCCTCCGGCTCCAGGACATGGCGATCAACGCGATCCCGGAGGTCGACCTCGTCGTCGGCAAGATCGGCCGGGTGGACAGCCCGCTCGACCCGGCGCCCATCTCGATGGTCGAGACGGTCGTCTCGTACGTCTCGGAATACATCAGCGACGAGTCGGGGCATCGGATCAACTTCCGCTACGACGAGGATTCGGGGGCGTTCGCCCGGGACGACCGGGGCGGGCTGATCCCCGACTCCGAGGGCCGGCCGTTCCGCCAGTGGCGGGACCACATCCGGAGCCCGGACGACCTCTGGGATGAGATCGTCGAGGCGGCCACGATCCCCGGATCCACCTCGGCGCCGAAGCTCCAGCCGATCGAGACGAGGCTCGTCATGCTCCAGACGGGCATGAGGGCGCCGATGGGGTTGAAGGTCTACGGGCCGGATCTGGAGACGATCGAGCGGCTGGCGATGGAGTTCGAGCGGCTGCTGAAGCGGGTGCCGAGCGTCGAGCCCTCGGCCGTGATCGCCGACCGGGTGGTGGGCAAGCCCTACCTGGAGATCGACATCGACCGGGAGGCGATCGCCCGACACGGGCTGATGATCCGGCAGGTGCAGGACGTGATCGAGGTCGCCATCGGCGGCACGCGAATCACGACCACCGTCGAGGGCCGGGAGCGGTACCCGGTCCGGGTCCGCTACCTGAGGGAGCTGCGGGATTCGATCGAGACGCTCGGCCGGATCCTGGTGCCCGCCCCGGACGGGACCCAGATCCCGCTGGAGCAACTGGCCGAGATCCGGTACGTCCGGGGTCCCCAGGCGATCAAGAGCGAGGACACCTTCCTGGTGGCCTATGTGCTGCTGGACAAGAAGCCGGGGTTCGCCGAGGTCGACGTGGTCGAGGACTGCCAGGCCCTGATCCGGGGGGCGATCGACTCGGGGGAACTCGTCCTCCCGGCGGGGGCCAGCTACCGGTTCTCCGGCAGCTACGAGAACCAGATCCGGGCCCAGAAGACCCTCTCGGTCGTGCTGCCGCTGGCCCTCTTCCTGATCTTCCTGATCCTCTACTTCCAGTTCAAACAGGTGGCGACGAGTCTGCTGGTCTTTTCGGGGATCGTCGTCGCCTGGGCGGGCGGGTTCCTGATGCTCTGGGCCTACGGGCAGGACTGGTTCCTCGACGTCGTGGTCTTCGGGGTCAACCTGAGGGACCTCTTCCAGGTGCAGGCGATCAACCTGAGCGTGGCGGTCTGGGTCGGGTTCCTGGCGCTCTTCGGGATCGCCTCGGACGACGGCGTGGTGATCGCCACGTACCTGGACCAGAGCTTCGGATCGGCCCGGATCGAGACGGTCGAGGACGCCCGGGCGGCGACGGTCGAGGCCGGGATGCGCCGGGTGCGGCCCTGCCTGATGACCACGGCCACGACCATCCTGGCCCTGATCCCGGTGCTCACCTCCACCGGCCGGGGCTCCGACATCATGGTGCCGATGGCCATCCCCAGCTTCGGCGGGATGCTCATCGAGGTGATGACCATGCTCGTGGTGCCGGTCGTCTACTGCGGGATCAAGGAGGTCAAGATCCGGGCGGGCCTCCGGGACGAGCTGTTCGATGAAGGGGCCCGCTGA